A window from Pseudomonas moraviensis encodes these proteins:
- a CDS encoding alkaline phosphatase D family protein produces the protein MFSTPDDLISLPPVLAGPLLRRLEPTRVVLWLVGSRELSLTLRLQGVGDIPLESEKCTVIAVGRHAFVHLIDVQLESALPCDTFIDYDLLIDDAIGMAEWAPHLLYAGATCANLVVCSRIDQLLHGSCRKPHHPATDGLLCVDQLLADETDAQQRPALLMMSGDQVYADDVAGPMLRAIHALIERLGLFDEHLDGAVVSDSAKLYQHPASYYHRADLLPALESNETLRERFFGGARKPIFTSSSADNHLVTFAEVMAMYMLVWSPTPWSLINPSAPTLTPERLKRYNLEQMRIDAFKAGLGNVARALAHLPSLMIFDDHDITDDWNLSAQWEETAYGHPFSKRIIGNALIAYMLCQGWGNNPDAFKGVLEQTAQLSASGDDGYLDMPVQDDLIDQLLRFQQWHFVLPSSPALVVIDTRTRRWRSEMALKQPSGLLDWEALSELQQELLDHPSAIIVSPAPIFGVKLIETVQKVFSWCGYPLLVDAENWMAHRGAAQVILNIFRHSRTPGNYVVLSGDVHYSFVYEVLIRHRKAGPRIWQITSSGIKNEFPATLLEWFDRLNRWLYSPRSPLNWFTKRRLMRIVPYTPEHAEAGERLWNSAGIGQVYFNEQGQPSKIVQHNSNGAVKTRMLAPEVEDAPD, from the coding sequence ATGTTTTCAACACCCGATGACCTGATCTCGCTGCCTCCTGTCCTCGCCGGCCCGCTGCTGCGACGGCTGGAGCCGACGCGCGTGGTGCTGTGGCTGGTGGGCTCGCGTGAACTGTCGCTGACCTTGCGCCTGCAGGGTGTAGGAGACATTCCGCTCGAATCGGAGAAATGCACGGTCATTGCCGTAGGCCGTCATGCCTTTGTGCATCTGATCGACGTTCAACTTGAAAGCGCCCTACCCTGCGACACGTTTATCGATTACGACCTGCTGATTGATGACGCCATCGGCATGGCTGAATGGGCACCGCATCTGCTTTACGCCGGTGCTACCTGCGCGAACCTCGTGGTGTGTTCACGGATCGACCAATTGCTCCACGGCTCCTGCCGCAAGCCGCATCATCCGGCAACCGATGGTTTGCTCTGCGTCGATCAACTGCTGGCCGACGAAACCGATGCGCAACAACGTCCGGCGTTGCTGATGATGAGCGGTGATCAGGTATATGCCGACGACGTCGCCGGGCCAATGCTGCGGGCGATTCATGCCTTGATCGAGCGTCTCGGTCTGTTCGATGAGCACCTTGACGGTGCCGTGGTCAGCGACAGCGCCAAGCTCTACCAACACCCTGCCAGCTATTACCACCGTGCGGATTTGTTACCGGCGCTGGAGAGCAACGAGACCTTGCGCGAGCGATTTTTCGGTGGCGCGCGTAAGCCGATTTTCACCAGCAGCAGCGCCGACAATCACCTGGTGACGTTCGCCGAAGTCATGGCGATGTACATGCTGGTGTGGTCGCCGACGCCGTGGTCGCTGATCAATCCGAGCGCGCCGACGCTGACGCCGGAACGCCTGAAGCGCTACAACCTTGAGCAGATGCGTATCGATGCGTTCAAGGCTGGCCTTGGCAACGTCGCGCGGGCGCTGGCGCATCTGCCGAGCCTGATGATTTTCGATGATCACGACATCACCGATGACTGGAATCTCTCCGCGCAGTGGGAGGAAACCGCCTACGGCCATCCGTTCTCCAAACGCATCATCGGCAACGCGCTGATCGCCTATATGTTGTGCCAGGGCTGGGGCAACAATCCGGATGCCTTCAAGGGCGTGCTGGAGCAGACCGCGCAACTGAGCGCCAGTGGCGATGACGGCTATCTGGACATGCCGGTGCAGGATGATCTGATTGATCAGTTACTGCGTTTTCAGCAGTGGCATTTCGTGTTGCCGAGCAGTCCTGCCCTGGTGGTGATCGACACGCGCACGCGGCGCTGGCGCAGCGAGATGGCCCTCAAGCAACCGTCGGGCCTGCTCGACTGGGAGGCCTTGAGCGAACTGCAACAGGAACTGCTCGATCACCCTTCGGCAATCATCGTGTCGCCGGCGCCGATATTCGGCGTGAAGCTGATTGAAACCGTGCAGAAGGTGTTCAGCTGGTGCGGTTATCCACTGCTGGTCGACGCGGAAAACTGGATGGCCCATCGCGGCGCGGCCCAGGTGATCCTGAACATTTTCCGACACTCGCGCACACCCGGGAACTACGTGGTGCTGTCCGGCGATGTGCATTATTCCTTCGTCTATGAAGTCCTGATCCGCCACCGCAAGGCCGGCCCACGGATCTGGCAGATCACCAGCAGCGGCATCAAGAACGAATTCCCTGCAACCCTGCTGGAATGGTTCGACCGCCTCAACCGCTGGCTCTACTCACCACGCTCGCCGTTGAACTGGTTCACCAAACGCCGGCTGATGCGCATCGTCCCGTATACCCCGGAACATGCCGAGGCCGGGGAACGGCTGTGGAATTCGGCGGGGATTGGACAGGTGTATTTCAATGAACAGGGGCAGCCGAGCAAGATTGTTCAGCACAACTCGAATGGGGCGGTGAAGACGAGGATGCTGGCGCCGGAGGTTGAAGATGCGCCGGATTGA
- a CDS encoding type II toxin-antitoxin system prevent-host-death family antitoxin: protein MQTINYTTARAHLAETMDRVNEDRAPLLVTRQKGEPVVMMSLAEYNALEETAYLLRSPANAERLMKSIGELRAGKAKVRQLIEE from the coding sequence ATGCAAACCATCAACTACACCACCGCCCGTGCGCATTTGGCCGAGACGATGGACCGTGTCAATGAAGATCGTGCGCCGCTATTGGTCACTCGGCAGAAAGGTGAACCAGTAGTGATGATGTCTTTGGCCGAATACAACGCATTGGAAGAAACAGCGTATTTGCTTCGCTCCCCCGCCAACGCCGAACGGCTGATGAAATCCATCGGTGAGTTACGCGCCGGCAAAGCCAAAGTCAGGCAATTGATCGAAGAATGA